CCACATGCGCACGCCGTCGTTTTCGAACACCGTCTCGCCCGGCGAAAACTGCTCGCCCAGCAGCGGGTCCGGGAAGCGCTGGCGCTTGTACACCGGCAGCGCCGAACGCGGCAGCTTGGCATCGCGTGCCGGGCTGTAGGAACCCTCGGCCGCATGCACGCCATCGCGGCCGTCGAACACCCAGTTCGGCAGCGGCGCGCTGCTCATGCTCTTGCCGCTGGCAATGTCTTCGGCAATCCACTGCGCTACCTGCTTCCAGCCGGCGGCCTGCCAGGTTTCGAACGGGCCCAGCGACCAACCGTAGCCCCAGCGGATCGCCAGATCCACGTCGCGCGCGGTCTCGGCGATGTCGGCCAGGTGATAGGCGCTGTAGTGGAACAGGTCGCGGAACGTCGCCCACAGGAACTGCGCCTGCGGATGCTGGCTCTCGCGCAGCTTGGCGAACTTTTCGGCCGGATTCTTGATCTTGAGAATCTCGATCACTTCCGGCGCCGCGCTTCGGTCGGCCGGGCGGTAATCCTGCTTCTGCAGGTCCAGCACCACGATGTCCTTGCCGACCTTGCGGAAGATGCCGGCGCCGACCTTCTGGCCAAGCGCACCCTTGGCGATCAGCGCCTCCAGCCACTTCGGCGACTTGAAATACTGGTGCCACGGGTCGTCCGGCAGGGTGTCGCCCATGGTCTTGATCACGTGCGCCATGGTGTCCAGGCCGACCACGTCCGAGGTGCGGTAGGTCGCCGACTTCGGGCGGCCGACCAGCGGGCCGGTCAGGCCATCGACTTCATCGAAGCCTAGGCCGAACTCGGCGGTGTGGTGGATGGTGGACAGGATCGAGAACACGCCGATGCGGTTACCGATGAAGTTCGGGGTGTCCTTGGCGTACACCACACCCTTGCCGAGCGTGGTGACCAGGAAGCTTTCCAGGCCTTCGAGCACGGCCTTGTCGGTGCCCTTGGCCGGGATCAGCTCGGCCAGGTGCATGTAGCGCGGGGGGTTGAAGAAATGCACGCCGCAGAAGCGATGGCGCAATTGCTCCGGCAGTACGTCGGAGAGCTTGTTGATGCCAAGGCCGGACGTGTTGGACGCCAGCACCGCATGCTCGGACACGAACGGCGCGATCTTCTTGTACAGGTCCTGCTTCCAGTCCATCCGCTCGGCGATCGCCTCGATGATCAGGTCGCAGTCGCGCAGCTGTTCCAGGCCGCTCTCGTAGTTGGCCGGTGTGATCGCCTCGGCCAGCGCCTTGCTGGCGAGCGGGGCGGGGCTGAGCTTGCCGAGATTGGCAATCGCCTTGAGCACGATGCCGTCGACGGGACCTTCCTTGGCAGGCAGGTCGAACAGCACGGTGTCGACACCGGCGTTGGTGAGGTGCGCGGCGATCTGTGCGCCCA
The nucleotide sequence above comes from Xanthomonas campestris pv. campestris str. ATCC 33913. Encoded proteins:
- a CDS encoding 3-hydroxyacyl-CoA dehydrogenase/enoyl-CoA hydratase family protein — protein: MSNPLLVRRAAVLGAGVMGAQIAAHLTNAGVDTVLFDLPAKEGPVDGIVLKAIANLGKLSPAPLASKALAEAITPANYESGLEQLRDCDLIIEAIAERMDWKQDLYKKIAPFVSEHAVLASNTSGLGINKLSDVLPEQLRHRFCGVHFFNPPRYMHLAELIPAKGTDKAVLEGLESFLVTTLGKGVVYAKDTPNFIGNRIGVFSILSTIHHTAEFGLGFDEVDGLTGPLVGRPKSATYRTSDVVGLDTMAHVIKTMGDTLPDDPWHQYFKSPKWLEALIAKGALGQKVGAGIFRKVGKDIVVLDLQKQDYRPADRSAAPEVIEILKIKNPAEKFAKLRESQHPQAQFLWATFRDLFHYSAYHLADIAETARDVDLAIRWGYGWSLGPFETWQAAGWKQVAQWIAEDIASGKSMSSAPLPNWVFDGRDGVHAAEGSYSPARDAKLPRSALPVYKRQRFPDPLLGEQFSPGETVFENDGVRMWHDGDDIAVVSFKTKMNTVSDHVLNGLQEVVGRAEKDFAGLVIWQQKEPFSAGADLAGALGLLQAGKVDAFEALVANFQATSQRIKYAQVPVISAVRGLALGGGCEFQMHSAKTVASLESYIGLVEAGVGLLPAGGGLKEIAARASVAAGPGGDVFAELKKTFETVAMAKVSNSAVNAQELGLLRTTDKIVFNSYEALHIAKAEARALAEGGYRAPLPARRIQVAGDVGIATFKMLLVNMLEGRFISEYDYEIATRIATVVCGGEIDRGALVDEEWLLKLERKHFVELAQQEKTQARIGHMLKTGKPLRN